In Poecilia reticulata strain Guanapo linkage group LG15, Guppy_female_1.0+MT, whole genome shotgun sequence, the sequence AAGTATTTGCTACGCCTCTCAATGTCACTGCTCATAAATGATTGAATTGctcacaaatacaaatgtgcAAATAACTACATGAAAAAGGAAATGGGATTGTTTCATTCTgcactttcattttaaaatgactttcctTACTGATTTTTCTTATAGTACAGCaactttcaaaaacataaactcaCCCAATATGTCTCCTATTCTTCTTTCAGGTTCTAAAGATTTTGCAGAAATTAAAGGATCTGGATATCACACTAGATATTCTTTCTGTAAGTGTGTATGCTATAGAACAAgtacagatattttaaaaattttactgTATGCTCTAATGAGTTTTGAAATTCACAATAGGAAACTGGAATTGGCAAAACGGTTAACTCCCTGCGAAGACACAAACAAGTGGGAGAATTTGCCAAGTTGCTAGTTAAAGGCTGGAAAAAAATGATTCCAAAGGAATCCACAaggtaatttattaaatttttgaTTGTAAAATTTGCTTGAATATtcctgaattaattttttatccCAATCTTAAATCGTCACTTTATGCAGCCATGGTGATGATCCAGCATGGTTGGATagcatttctgttaaaaacaaagaggatGACCAAAGCTGTTCTGATAATGGGAGTCCACAGAATGACAATAACAATAACTGCCCTACATCTAATCATGAGGATCAAGATACTTCAGATGAACAGGCCCACAAAATGCTGAGTaaaaaagaagagtttgaagagcagaaaagaaaactcaGTGTGGACAAGAATGTTAAAAAGCGTCAAGAAGAAAGCAAGACACAACTTTGGAAGGACATTTCAAAAAGCAGAGCTGAAATACAAGAGGACAAGATGGACGACAATGTTGCCTCCAAGATgaggaaacaaaacagtaatAACGCGCATGGAAACAAATCCTTTGAGGGTTCTtataaaaaatccaaatctgAGTCTAGGGAAAAGTTGAATGGAACCTCTGAGAGAGAACGAGAATCAAACACAAAGTCAAAGCCATCAAAAGAATTGATGAAAAACAGAGAGACCTTTTCATCCAATGACAAGtactcaaaaacattaaaattggCCAAAGAGGACAAACCTCTGGAGATGTCGAGGAGCTCAGAGACtcgaaacagaaaaagaaaaaaaacagactatgAAAAGCATGACAATCTAAAACCCCATCCAGATCCTGATAGTgagaaatattcaaaacacaaaaaagccaAAATGGGGCACCAAGATGCAGAGATTAATGGTAATGAGGAGAAACCCTCCATGTCTTTTGAGTCTTACTTGAACTATGACGTGAatgtggagaagaagaaagaacatTCAGGAGTGAAGAAAGCTCCGAAAATGGTCAAGACTTCGTCAAAAGAACCAACATCAAAGCATCCAGGGACCAAGCCTCTGAAATCATCTACTTCTTTTCCAGAACAGGTATacctaatatttaaaactttgtgtAAACTGGATgccatagttttttttgttgttttttttgtaacaattcTTAAAAATATGCCAGAAGACACAGAAATCTTTAATGCATTTGATGGATGTCCCATTACCCGTCGCTCTCCCAGAACTGGAAAAATCTTCACACAATGACTACTACTTCGAAAAAAAAGGTAATACTTGTTAGAAATTACATCTGTAATCTCTCTTTTAGTTGTTCttgatatattttctttattgaagTTGATAAGGAGCCGGATTCTTGTGATGTTTCGGAGGAGTCTGTAGTGTTCACTGGTCAGCGACTGAATAAGAAGATGCAAGTGTACTCTGGTGCCAAAACCCTTTTCCTCCCGACTATGATGAGCTTGTTTCAACAGTGTATACGCACACTCCAGAACAACCTCAACTGTGAGTAGTGTCTGAAAGCTTTTGCAAGgtatttggattttatatttAGAAGCATGCATCTCTTTTCAGTGCTCTACGAGACCGGTGGAGTCCCATTTGAACTTCTTGAACCAGTACTGGAGCGGTGTACACCAGAGCAGCTGCTGCGAATAGAGGAATATAACCCAGTAAGAAGATAATCAATATCTTGATTAGTACCAGgacaatgtttaaaatgagaGTGATGGGCAGCTGATGACTTCCAGCAAGCTTGTGGACGTATTATAGTGACACAGCTCtcatatttaaaactttgtgtCTTTGTGCTTACATTGAGCTGAAGAAATTTACCCAATAATTTTCTTGACCTCTCTTAGTGTAACTCTTAAGCTACATAACTAAAGCTAtagtatgttttattattttgagacaaaacagaaatatatttgaacCAGCTGATGTCCTGTTTGCTGTTCAACAAAGAGCCCCGTCTGCCGTCCTTCCTACTTCTAGTCCTGTGCTGGGGTAGATCACTTCCCCaactaagaaaaaaactttaaagttctGTCAGACATACGGTGGCTACATGTGGGCAAATTCTGTGCTTCCTTGTCACAAACAGGTTTGTAGAAATAATAATCGTacccattttttcccccacaattAGTAAAAATAGTGTCCTTGGTGTTTTATGGTGATTGAGTCACTGTCTTGTACAGGACAGGACCGACCACCTCAGTGTGCACAGCGATCAAACTACTACTGTTGAAATTGCTGCAGCTGTTCAGAGTACGATATTGATGGAAAGGTTTTGCTGCCTAAAATTTATATCTGTGTAAGAGCCTTACATTTGTTGATCTTCCTAGCACTCCAGACTTACATCTTTTTAATACTATCAAGCTTGATGTAAAATTTCAGAGTGGTTCAACTCCTGAGTTACCTCTtgcaattataaaaatatacaactcCAATGTTTAACTTCACTTAGAAAAGTACATTGACATTGTATTTTTTCACTAATAGTTTTAAGAGCACACCAGATATCAACTGATTGAAGGCTCTGAATTAAATCCCTCTTAAGGATAATGTAATGGCGTTAGACAGCCACTAAGTGTCGTACTTGAGCAGCATAAATCCGGCCAACAGAACGGGGGAAAGTAAATCTGAAGTAGCTCACAGATCGAACTATCCAAATTCAAACAGATCAGTCTGAAGTCTGGTATGATTATTGTTATTGTAGAAATATTAAGAATACATGATTTAGGTGCAGTAGGACTCAGAACTTGGATTACCTCAATAAACTTACTTGCATAAACCAAAAGCTTTGTTGCAGATTAATTTTCCATTAATCAATTATTAGAGATTATTTTACTGGCTCCCATGAGCACAACATTCAGGGGCGTGTTGAATTTAATCAAAGCTTAGTTCCACACTTTCCTTTGCACACTAGTATTGTACATTCCATTATACTGCCTACATGTTATACTCTTATAAGTCTCTCTGTAGATGAACAATATGTCTGTCTGTAGATGAGCAATATCTACATACCATTTGTCATGTTTGTCAAGATGCTTAGCCTACTGGATCATTGCTTTTTCTGAGATAATCATTCTATCTACCATCACAAAACCTGCATTCATTCTTGAACTGCTTTCTTATGTGAGAAACAATTTAACGTTAAAGTTGCAAATCACTTTCCCATATATGGGAAAGTATACTGCAGTTGGGGAAGTGATCTACCCCAGCACAGGACTAGAAGTTGGAAGGACGGCAGACGGGGCTCTTCGTTGAACAGCAAACAGTATACTGCACATGTTTGCAAGCAATTCTCATTTTGGTTGTttaatttatcttaaaatttttttgttcaagttATATACTCACTATATGCACCGTTTTGGAATGCTTGAATGATTATGAGTTGACTTTATCCTTCTTCCAACAGATATACATCGGAGTGACAGACCACTTATGGGGAAAACACTGCCAGAGGGATTTCAAAGACTGCAAACTTCAGGAATATGAGTCATGGAAAGAGATGTATATCAGACTGTctgaggagagggagaggaagctCAAAAGACTGACAAAAACGATCGTCTCGGCACAATCTCAGAAGCCGAAGGGTGGGTTCTCTGCTCTGAAAACAGCTCTTTGCTTTCTTAAAGGACGAGTTTAATGTAATGACTGCACAATTTTAGAACGAGATATGCATTTGGTGCAGGACTCTGGATTTATCTTTCAAACAGAtaattttcctcatttttgagaaaatcaaaATCTACACAATCTCTGGGAATCTAGCAAGATCCTGAGCACGGCTAAAGTAGTAAAAAGCTCTTCAGGTTGTCTTTGATGTTTGACAAAAactgaatcagaaaaaaatgtgagattaTGATCAATCTGACTGTTCTTGTTGGCAAGATGAACTTGCGCCCTCATCTAGTCTTGTGATATTCCTAGTTTTAAAACCTTAATATTTCTCTCACTTTAGATGTAAGCAGGCTTGGATGAGTCAGTTTTCTTGAAACCATTTCCTAAAACACATCTGCCTTACTTGAATGGCATGACATGTTCgctcacattttaaatgattccTAAGAGTGAGTAATGGCCCTCTGTGTCGAGACATTTTACAGCCAAGAAAACCGGGAAGACGTGGATTACGATCCTCGACAGTCTGAAGTGAACTATATAATAAAGTTATTGTGCTATGTTTATTTAATGGGAAGTTTTGGACACCAGACATGGTTAAAAACAGTCATGTCTTAAGAGGGTATATTTGACCAATtgacttaactttttttaatatctaGGTGAAATTATACTACtacaattaaacaataaaaaaagtttttattcaaCATCTACATggcaaaacacaaatacaaaccagACCACTTTAGTAGTGGCATTTGTTTGAGAAAGACAATCACAAgactataaataaaaactcacacTAAATTATTGGTCgtatcaagtaaaaaaaaaatttaaagagctaaacataacataattaaattgctattttagatgttatttttaatggcTAATAAAGGCCTTCCAGTCACCATGCCCTGTTTTTGCCCCTTTTAGGACGGCAGGTGAAGATGGCATTTATTCACACCGTTGCCAAGCCGCCAAGAGATGTGCGAATTCAGCAGGAAATTCATGGAACTGCTGTGCAGCAGCCTCATCAGCTCAAGTGCAGGTGGATGCCACCAACATACTGAAATTTTAGGCCGTTTCTCAGTTGCTTGTTTGGAATTATTCTGGATGTTGCTTGTCATGTCTTTGTGTCTTATAGACTTTATAACTTTCTGATGCAGCATTGTGCATGCTCTTATCTTTGATAAAACATGTATCTGGCTCTTCCACATAAAAGCACAAAGTGATCACTAGACAACAGCAGCCTGTAAGGGTCAGACTTGTGTGATAACGGTGAAGGAAATGCTTTTTGAATTATGCTAAACAAACAAGAACTGGGAGTGTGTGCCAGACAAATGGGTTTCTTCTGCTTGGAGGCAGCTTTAGGGCTTTTGTTGTTTAGTACTGCTTTAATCACtgctcttattttctttttaaatattcatatgaATCATCTAAacctatatatatttttttgcatgtttacagTAATAAACATCAGGAAAACCCAATGAGGTCCAGCTGCAATGAGCCCTACAGGTCTAGCAGCACCAGCGGCTCTGGCGGAAGCAACAACCAAGATCCTCGCAAAAAAATAAGTGAGCTGAGTGTTTGTGACTTGACAGCAATTTCTCAGATAAatgttgctacttttttttctgcagtcaaATTAGAAAATGTAGTAGATGAGCATAATACTAAATGTCAAATTCCTGCTCTGTAatccatttttgttgttttcacagaaGTTGCTCCAATGATGGCAAAATCCTTAAAGGCGTTTAGGAAACAGTTGGGACGGAGATGAACTCTAAGATGTTTCTATTTACAGGTTGCATATGAAGAATTATGTACATTATCATTAACTTCAAATTATATTGTGTGTCTTTACTGTGATATACTGAAATTAAGGCTATTCCCATCCTTTTCTGCTTGAtctcaattaaataaaactgagaatgAACTCTGCAAATTGAAccagtttaatattttgtctttaatggGGGTGCCACATGGCTCAGTGTAACAGATGTACCTAGAGGCTGCAGTTCTCAACGCAGTTGTTTAATTCCTGACCGTGGACCATTTGCTGCCCTTATTCTTTCTTCCCTTCTATCTTCCCTACTTCCTTTCTGTCTACTGTTAAATAAAGGTCACCAGTACTACAAAAACCTTTTAAGTCTTGAATGCTTCAATCTAAAACCGCTAACTGGGATGTGGCTCCCCCTAGAGGATTTATTTCTCTCAAAATTTTTAAgctggaaaacagttttttttcctaaagtcAGACGTTTTAGTGAATTATCAGTTGTAGATATGTCGCACTTCTACTCAGTAGCAACTTGAACAATAGCAAAAATGTCCTTATGAATTGCAATGACTTGTCATTTGTAGGAggtctgtttgtgtgtgggcCACAAAATGCTTCATCTTTTTTCTGCATGAACACACATTTGAACAATTGGGagtatttgcatattttcagtGGAACACATTTTAGTTACTTGTGATGAAACAAACCCATTGCACCTCACATAAACATGACCTGTGATTTGCACTAAATTATGTAAACTCTAGAGTTTAATACGGTTTGATGGAACTAAGGTCAACTTTCGACctggaaagaaggaagaaattaCGGATAAAAAAACAGGGTGGATTTTCATCAGCATATATCCAGATCTGTTAGTCAGTAGGAATGATTTTAGCATGATTTATTTGTGAAGGTACTTTGTCAGAGGATGGTTTCTGAGGAAACTCAAAATGGCTTCCTCAAAAACTTTTGAGGAAACTGATGCACATGTAATCACCTTTTTCCAAAGTGGTAAAAGTAAGCAGTTAccagaaaaatgtgattttgacacaatgcattttttatgtacAGTCCATGTACATGATCACTTGtagacatttcttttaaaagtttatttttatctaaatgctgagctataaattaataaaaggaACCTCagctcaaagaaaacaagatagTTGAGAACTATTTAAACAAATGGCTTAAGCGAGGTCTTCTGTTGAAACAAAACTTGgtcaaactttaaatttaatttcgATACAAGTTACTAGAAATTTGTTGCAACGTGTCTCCCCTTTTcaaaaatgctattttaaacTTGTCAAACTCTTGCCCTTTTCAATTTCCAGACAACACCAACTGGGAACAAGTTGTGCTTTTTGCAGGACTAGCTGCTCAtgactaaaaacaaatgacatgaAGCAATGAAAGgcattttaaacatgaatatGATAAGATCTATGGAGGACAACAAGCACAATAAGAGTTACGgaagacattttgaacaaaattaaaatatttttgaaattaaatatccATATAAGCAACCAAATTACAGGGACGAAAATTTAAAGACTGATGTAATAATAACTTCATAGTTATTTTCATACCACTCGTGTGGTGGGGGACTAAACTCAATATCAGAAATGTTCAATTAGCAAATATTtagaaagtaatttaaaaactccAATATCCCctacagagaagaaaacagcatATCACAGTAAATTTGGATTCA encodes:
- the eloal gene encoding elongin A, like isoform X1 — its product is MARSSDVVKRIMRFKLQLSDKAEPTTVLKILQKLKDLDITLDILSETGIGKTVNSLRRHKQVGEFAKLLVKGWKKMIPKESTSHGDDPAWLDSISVKNKEDDQSCSDNGSPQNDNNNNCPTSNHEDQDTSDEQAHKMLSKKEEFEEQKRKLSVDKNVKKRQEESKTQLWKDISKSRAEIQEDKMDDNVASKMRKQNSNNAHGNKSFEGSYKKSKSESREKLNGTSERERESNTKSKPSKELMKNRETFSSNDKYSKTLKLAKEDKPLEMSRSSETRNRKRKKTDYEKHDNLKPHPDPDSEKYSKHKKAKMGHQDAEINGNEEKPSMSFESYLNYDVNVEKKKEHSGVKKAPKMVKTSSKEPTSKHPGTKPLKSSTSFPEQKTQKSLMHLMDVPLPVALPELEKSSHNDYYFEKKVDKEPDSCDVSEESVVFTGQRLNKKMQVYSGAKTLFLPTMMSLFQQCIRTLQNNLNLLYETGGVPFELLEPVLERCTPEQLLRIEEYNPIYIGVTDHLWGKHCQRDFKDCKLQEYESWKEMYIRLSEERERKLKRLTKTIVSAQSQKPKGRQVKMAFIHTVAKPPRDVRIQQEIHGTAVQQPHQLKCSNKHQENPMRSSCNEPYRSSSTSGSGGSNNQDPRKKIKVAPMMAKSLKAFRKQLGRR
- the eloal gene encoding elongin A, like isoform X2; translated protein: MARSSDVVKRIMRFKLQLSDKAEPTTVLKILQKLKDLDITLDILSETGIGKTVNSLRRHKQVGEFAKLLVKGWKKMIPKESTSHGDDPAWLDSISVKNKEDDQSCSDNGSPQNDNNNNCPTSNHEDQDTSDEQAHKMLSKKEEFEEQKRKLSVDKNVKKRQEESKTQLWKDISKSRAEIQEDKMDDNVASKMRKQNSNNAHGNKSFEGSYKKSKSESREKLNGTSERERESNTKSKPSKELMKNRETFSSNDKYSKTLKLAKEDKPLEMSRSSETRNRKRKKTDYEKHDNLKPHPDPDSEKYSKHKKAKMGHQDAEINGNEEKPSMSFESYLNYDVNVEKKKEHSGVKKAPKMVKTSSKEPTSKHPGTKPLKSSTSFPEQTQKSLMHLMDVPLPVALPELEKSSHNDYYFEKKVDKEPDSCDVSEESVVFTGQRLNKKMQVYSGAKTLFLPTMMSLFQQCIRTLQNNLNLLYETGGVPFELLEPVLERCTPEQLLRIEEYNPIYIGVTDHLWGKHCQRDFKDCKLQEYESWKEMYIRLSEERERKLKRLTKTIVSAQSQKPKGRQVKMAFIHTVAKPPRDVRIQQEIHGTAVQQPHQLKCSNKHQENPMRSSCNEPYRSSSTSGSGGSNNQDPRKKIKVAPMMAKSLKAFRKQLGRR